From a single Oreochromis niloticus isolate F11D_XX linkage group LG3, O_niloticus_UMD_NMBU, whole genome shotgun sequence genomic region:
- the LOC109199622 gene encoding E3 ubiquitin-protein ligase TRIM39-like encodes MSAASNLRSEDQFLCSICLDVFTDPVSTPCGHNFCKTCISQHWDMNVICQCPMCKETFSTRPQLRVNTFISEMVAQFRREAQQKASSSSSEQQAAKPGEVPCDVCTGTRLKALKSCLVCQTSYCQTHLEPHLTVKGLKRHQLIDAVENLEGRMCMKHDKLLELFCKTDQTCVCMLCSVLDHKNHEFVPLREEYEGKKAELEKTEAEIQQMIQKRRLKIQEITESVKMSKDAADRQKAEGVQVFTALMESVERRLKELMKEIEDKQETTEKQAEGLIKDLEQEISELMERSSEVEQLSRSEDHLHLLQSFSSLKAAPPTKDWTEVRVHPPSYEGTVVRAVAQLEDTIRKLMKKKLFEAELQRVQQHEVDVTLDPDTAHPKLILSDDGKQVYHSDVEKNLPDNPERFSYYAIVLGEQSFPSGRFYFEVQVKGKTDWDLGVATESINRKGKVTARPQDGFWTVRLRNGNKNEANASPPVRLRLHPGPEKVGVFVDYEEGLVSFYDVGAAALIYSFTGCSFTHKLHPYFSPCINDGGKNSAPLIICPVNQTESIND; translated from the coding sequence ATGTCTGCTGCCAGCAATCTGCGATCTGAAGATCAGTTTCTGTGCTCCATCTGTCTGGATGTGTTCACTGATCCAGTCTCTACACCATGTGGACACAacttctgcaaaacctgcaTCAGTCAGCACTGGGACATGAATGTCATCTGTCAGTGTCCCATGTGTAAAGAGACTTTCTCCACTAGACCTCAGCTGAGGGTCAACACCTTCATCTCTGAGATGGTTGCTCAGTTCAGACGTGAagctcagcagaaagccagcagcagcagctcagagcaACAAGCTGCCAAACCAGGAGAAGTTCCCTGTGACGTCTGCACTGGAACCAGACTGAAGGCCCTGAAGTCCTGCCTGGTGTGTCAGACCTCCTACTGTCAGACTCACCTGGAGCCTCATCTGACAGTGAAAGGTCTGAAAAGACATCAGCTGATTGATGCTGTGGAGAACCTGGAAGGCAGGATGTGCATGAAGCACGATAAACTTCTGGAGCTGTTCTGTAAGACCGACCAGACATGTGTCTGCATGCTCTGCTCTGTTTTAGACCACAAGAACCACGAGTTTGTTCCTCTGAGAGAAGAATATGAAGGAAAGAAGGCAGAGCTGGAGAAGACAGAGGCTGAGATTCAGCAGATGATCCAGAAGAGACGACTGAAGATTCAGGAGATCACAGAGTCGGTGAAGATGAGTAAAgatgctgcagacagacagaaagcagaagGTGTTCAGGTCTTCACTGCTCTGATGGAGTCTGTTGAGAGACGCCTGAAGGAGCTCATGAAGGAGAtcgaagacaaacaggaaactaCAGAGAAACAGGCTGAAGGTCTCATCAAAGATCTGGAACAGGAAATCTCTGAGCTGATGGAGAGAAGCTCTGaggtggagcagctctcacGCTCTGaagaccacctccacctcctccaaagcTTCTCCTCCCTGAAAGCTGCTCCACCCACCAAGGACTGGACAGAGGTCAGAGTTCATCCACCATCATATGAGGGGACTGTGGTGAGAGCTGTGGCTCAGCTGGAGGACACAATCAGGAAACtcatgaagaagaagctgtttgaGGCTGAGCTGCAGAGGGTGCAGCAGCATGAGGTGGATGTGACTCTGGATCCTGATACAGCTCATCCTAAACTCATCCTGTCTGATGATGGAAAACAAGTGTATCATAGTGATGTGGAGAAGAATCTTCCAGACAACCCAGAGAGATTTTCTTACTATGCTATTGTTTTAGGAGAGCAGAGTTTCCCTTCAGGCAGATTTTACTTTGAGGTTCAGGTTAAAGGAAAGACTGACTGGGATTTAGGAGTGGCCACAGAGTCGATCAACAGGAAGGGAAAAGTCACAGCGAGACCTCAGGATGGTTTCTGGACTGTGAGGCTGAGAAATGGAAATAAGAATGAAGCTAATGCTTCCCCTCCAGTCCGTCTCCGTCTTCATCCTGGTCCTGAGAAGGTGGGGGTGTTTGTGGATTATGAGGAGGGTCTGGTCTCCTTTTATGATGTaggtgctgcagctctgatctaCTCCTTTACTGGCTGCTCCTTCACTCACAAACTCCACCCATACTTCAGTCCCTGTATCAATGATGGAGGTAAAAACTCTGCACCTCTGATCATCTGTCCTGTCAATCAAACTGAGTCGATCAACGACTGA